Below is a window of Flavobacterium sp. CFS9 DNA.
ATGCCCATCAATATGGATGCAAAAGAGCTGAACAACATCCAATCGTTTTTTAAGGTATAAATAGTAAATGAAAAGGCAACAACGGCAATTTCCTGCCACCATTTGTGATCCAATATGTTTTCCAGTTCTTTATTCATTCTTAAAACTTAAATAGTTTACAAATTAACCACATTTTTTTAGTTTTTATTTCCAATAAATGACCAATTGAATTGGTCATTTATAATCGCATTACATCATTTAAGAAAGCTTTTATCCGGCCAAGTGAAATAATTTTGAGAGATCAAATTCACACCACTACTTTATATGTACTTCAAAAAAATTACTTTATTAGTTTTCTTGATTTTTGCCTGTGGTAGTTATGCTCAAACCCTGTCTTTAAAAGAAGCCATAAAAACAGGTTTGGAAAACTACGGTTCCATCAAGGCAAAAAACAATTACACCAACGCATCACGCGAAAGTCTTAAGCAGTCTAAACGTGATTACCTGCCCAACCTAAACTTATCGGCGCAACAGGATTACGGAACTGTAAACGGTCAGAATGGGCCTCTTTATGGCTTTGGGGGTCTTGGAGTAGCTTCGTCCGGGCTTCCTTTACCGGAACAAAACTGGAATTCGGCATTTGGCGCACTTTATCTGGTCAACATGAACTGGGATTTTTTCACTTTCGGAAAAACACAGGAAAAAATCAATTTATCTAAAATTGATGTTCAGGCTAAAGAAAAGGATCTGAAACAGGAAAAATTCCAACAGGAAATCAAAATTTCTGCCGCTTATCTGAATCTACTGGCCAGTCAGAGATTGTTGATTTCACAGCAAAAAAATCTGGATCGCGCTCAGGTTTTCAAAAAAACTGCCGTAGCAAGAGTGAAGAACGGATTACTAGCCGGAGTTGATTCTACTTTAGCCACTGCCGAAGTATCAAAAGCTAAAATTGCACTGAATCTGGCCAAAAACTTTGTCAAAGAACAAAACAACAAACTGGTCGATCTCATGGGCGTTGCTCCTCAGGATTTTGTAGCCGATTCCCTTTTTGTCACTCAGATTCCAAAAGAACTCATTAAAGAAAATACTGCCACAGACAGCCTTCATCCTTTATTGCAGTTGTATAAAACAAAAATCGATTACAGCAATCAGCAGGTCAAATTGTACAAAAGATTCTATTATCCAACCATGACGGCTTTTGGTGTTTTGCAAACCAGAGCGTCGGGATTTGATTCGTCTTATGCCACCAATCAGCATGCCTTTACCCGAAATTACTGGGACGGTGTCAATCCGGATCGTACCAATTATTTAGTTGGAATTGGAATTACGTGGAATTTAACGACTCCTTTCCGCTCCAACAAGCAAGTCACTGCTCAGAAATTTATTTCGCAGGGACTACAGGAAGAATACAACCAAGCCGATCGTGACCTGAAATCACAGTTGAATTTTGCTGAAGATAAAATCAAAATCACTTTAGAAAATTATGCCGAAGCACCGATTCAGGTGGAAGCTGCCAAAAGAGCCTATCTTCAAAAATCGACTTTATACAAAAACGGTTTAACCGATCTGACTGATTTAACGCAGACGATGTACGTTTTAAATCGTGCCGAAATCGATCGTGATATTGTCAATAATAATGTGTGGCAGTCGTACTTACTGAAAGTCGCTGCAACAGGAAATTTTGACCTATTTATAAATGAATTTTAATTATAAAGCCCAATGAATTTAATACGTTTTGCACTCCGCAAGCCCATCTCCATTCTCGTATTGGTTGCGGGTCTCTTTTTCTTCGGAATTGGTGCCATCAGAGACATTAAGGTCGATATTTTACCGAAAATGAATTTGCCGGTTATCTATATTGCGCATCCGTTTGGAGGTTATACGCCTGACCAGATGGAAGCTTATTTTGCCAAAAATTACGTCAACGTTTTACCTTTTTCGAATGGTATCAAATCGGTAGAAACCAAAAATATTCAAGGGTTAATGATTATGAAATTAACCTATTATGAAGGAACCAATATGGCGCAGGCCGCTGCCGAATTGAGCGCACTGTCCAACAGAATCCAGGCGGTTTTTCCTCCGGGAACACAACCTCCTTTTATCATACGTTTTGATGCTTCATCATTGCCAATCGGGCAATTGGTTTTGAGTTCAAAAATCAGATCGAATAACGAATTACAGGATTTAGCCAACGTGTATGTCCGAGCTTCTTTTACTTCAATTCCCGGTTTATTGTCTCCGGCTCCTTTTGGCGGAAGCCCGAGAACAATCGAAATTAACGTAGATCCGGATCTGTTACGTTCACACAATATGACACCCGATCAAATTGTTGAAGCGATTCGTTTGAACAATCAGACGGCCCCTTCCGGAAACGTGAGAATGGGCGACAAAAATTATATTACCCCTACCAATAATACCATTAAAGAAGTTAAAGATTTTGAGCAGATTCCGTTATTCAAAGGCGGTGTTCAGAACTTAAAATTAGGCGATGTGGCCAACGTAAAAGACGGTGCCGATATCACAGCGGGTTACGCTTTGGTAAACGGAAAACGTTCGGTTTATATCAGTATTGCAAAAGCGGGAGATGCTTCGACCTGGGATGTGGTTCAGAAACTGAAAAAAGAACTTCCTAAAATTCAGAGTACACTTCCCGAAGATGTTAATTTATCGTACGAATTTGACCAGTCGGTTTATGTAATCAACTCCGTTAAAAGTTTGATTACCGAAGGAATTATCGGCGCGGTTTTAACCGGATTGATGGTAATGCTTTTCCTGGGCGACCGTCGTGCTGCTTTAATCGTTATTATGACCATTCCAATTTCGATTATTTCCGGAGTTTTATTCCTGAAATTATTCGGACAAACGATTAACTTAATGTCTTTGAGCGGATTGGCGCTTGCCATTGGAATTTTAGTAGACGAAAGTACCGTGACCATCGAAAACATTCACCAGCATCTCGACATGGGAAAACCCAAGGCACTCGCCATTTGGGATGCCTGTCAGGAAATTGCTTTGCCTAAATTACTGATCTTACTGTGTATACTAGCTGTATTTGCGCCGGCATTTACCATGGTGGGTATTCCCGGAGCCTTGTTTCTTCCTTTGGCTTTAGCGATTGGTTTCTCTATGGTTATTTCGTTTTTATTGTCTCAAACCTTTGTGCCGGTAATGGCGAACTGGATGATGAAAGGACACGAAAAGCATCCACATGGCCCTGAAATTACCGACGACGAAGCCGAATTTAATGACTGCGGTTTAACTCCCGAATCTGAACAAAATCTGATCACTCAGAAAAAGGAAATGGTCGAAAGAGAAGATTTTAACAACGACGGAAAACTGAGCGGTTTCGAAAAATTCAGAAATCGTTTCATGCGAACTTTGGACCGATTGTTTGTCCATAAAAAAGTAACCTCAATTGTTTATTTAGTTGCAGCTACTGTTTTGGCCATTGTTTTAATTGGCTTTATCGGAAAAGATGTTTTTCCAAAAACAAATTCAAGTCAGTTTCAGTTACGAATGCGTGCGGTTGACGGAACACGATTGGAAAGAACCGAAGAACAAGCCCGAATTGTACTAAAAGAATTAGAAAAAATGGTCGGTAAAGAGCATATCGGAATTTCTTCTGTTTATGTGGGGCAGCACCCTTCACTGTTCTCGATCAACCCGATTTATCTTTTTATGGCGGGTTCTCATGAAGCTGTGTTTCAGGTAAGTTTAAAAGAGTATCATGTGGATATGGATGAGTTTAAAGATGAGTTACGAGCAAGACTGAAAAAAGTTTTACCGGACACTAAACTTTCTTTTGAACCTATCGAATTGACCGACAAAGTGTTGAGCCAGGGTTCTCCTACTCCAATTGAAATTCGAATTGCCGGAAAAGACAAAAAACGAAATGAGTTATATGCCACTCAGATTGTTGACAAGTTAAAAGCAATCTCTTATTTCAGAGACGTACAAATTGGTCAGCCGATACATTATCCGGCCATGAACATTAATATCGACAGAACACGTGCAGCCGAATTGGGTGTTGATATGAATGATATTTCGCGTTCACTTATCGCATCGACTTCATCGTCACGTTATACCGAGAAAAACAACTGGGTCGACGAAAAAGCAGGATTATCCTATTCTGTACAAGTTCAGGTTCCGTTGAATAAAATGAAAAGCAAAACCGATATTGGAGAAATTCCGGTATTGAAAAACTCGCTTCGTCCCGTTTTAAGTGACGTTGCCAAAATTACACCCGGCTTTGTAAGTGGTGAAAATGACAATTTAGGGGCCATGCCATACATTACCGTTACGGCCAACATCAACCAGACTGATTTGGGGACGGCCACAAAAGATGTTGCATCGACCATTAGTTCATTAGGCGAATTGCCTCGTGGTTTATTTATTACTCCAATTGGACTAAGTACGGTATTGAGCGAAACATTAAGCAGTTTACAGACCGGTTTATTGGTTGCCGTTTTTGTAATCTTCTTAATGTTGGCCGCTAATTTTCAGTCGTTCAAAGTTTCGCTGGTAATCTTAACCACAGTTCCGGCGGTTGTTTTAGGTGCTTTATTAATGTTGACTCTAACAGGTTCAACGCTTAATTTACAATCCTATATGGGAATCATCATGTCTGTCGGAGTTTCTATAGCCAATGCCGTTTTATTGGTGACCAATGCCGAACAGCTTCGAAAAATAAACGGTAATGCCTTAGAATCTGCGAGAGAAGCCGCTGCATTACGTCTTCGTCCGATTATCATGACTTCTGTTGCAATGATTGCGGGAATGCTCCCAATGGCGATTGGTCACGGCGAAGGAGGCGATCAGGTTTCTCCGTTAGGAAGAGCGGTTATCGGCGGATTATTATTTTCTACTTTTGCCGTATTGTTGATCCTTCCGCAGATATTTGCATGGGCACAGGAAAAAACATCAACACAATCAGTTTCCCTAGATCCTGAAGACGAAGAAAGTATCCATTATATCTCATCCTTAAATAAGTCTAAAGTTAGAAAGTCATAAAGTCATAAAGCCGAAAGTCATAAAGTCGAAAGTTACGATCATCGCGAAAACACTTCGATAAACTTTTATACTTTCTGAATACTTATAAAAACATATATAAAACCAAAAAATGAAAAATAACATTATAAAATCTACAGCGATACTATTTACAGCTTTAGTTGTACTAAGCTGTGAAAAGAAAAAAGAAGAAGCGCCTAAAGCGGAAATCGAACCTAAAGTCGAAACTTTCCTTTTGGCCAAAGAAAAACTGACTACAGAATTGCGTTTACCGGCAGAATTAACCGGTTTTCAACAAGTCGATTTGTATGCCAAAGTAAGCAGTTTTGTAAAGCTGCTGAAAGTAGATATTGGTTCGAAAGTAAAAAAAGGACAATTGTTAATTGTTTTGGAAGCACCGGAGATCAGTTCGCAATTGGCTGCTGCCGAATCGAGATTAAAATCGATGGAAGCCATATACGCTACCAGCAAAAGTACCTACAACCGTTTGTACGAAACGAGCAAGGTTGAAGGAACCATTTCTAAAAATGACTTAGAAATGGCAAGCGGAAAGAAAAATTCCGACTACGCGCAATATCAGGCAGCCATCGCGGCACACAAAGAAATCTCGATCATGAGAGGGTACTTAGAAATCCGCGCACCATTTGACGGAGTGGTAGCCGCCAGAAACGTCAATTTAGGAACCTTTGTAGGTCCCGCAGGAAAAGGTTCAGACTTGCCTTTATTGACCATTCAGCAACAGGACAAATTGCGTTTGGCTGTTTCGGTACCGGAATTGTACACGGGATATTTACACAATGGCGACGAAATGAGTTTTAATGTAAAATCGCTTCCGGACACTTTTACCGCTAAAATTACCAGAATGTCCGGCGCTTTAGATTTAAAACTACGTTCTGAAAGAGTCGAAATGGACGTTCACAACACCCAAACCAATCTATTACCCGGAATGGTAGCCGAGGTTTTGTTACCGCTTAACGCCAAAGACAGCACGTTTGTCATTCCGAAATCGGCATTGGTAAATTCAGCTGAAGGTTTGTTTGTCATCAAAGTCCTGAACCACAAAGCCACCCGCATTGACGTTAAAAAAGGAAGAGAAATCGACGACAAAGTGGAAGTTTTCGGAGATTTAAACCTAAAAGATAAACTAATAAAAATTGCCAGCGAAGAAACTAAAGATGGCGATGTTATAAATGAATAGACTGGGTTTTGTTATCTTTTTAGTAGATTATACAAACAACTGTACGCATTCTTAGGAATGTAAAATTAAAATTTGTTAAAAGGACAGTTCTTCTTTTTGAGGGGCTGTCCTTTTGTTTTTAATAAACAGGTAA
It encodes the following:
- a CDS encoding TolC family protein, whose amino-acid sequence is MYFKKITLLVFLIFACGSYAQTLSLKEAIKTGLENYGSIKAKNNYTNASRESLKQSKRDYLPNLNLSAQQDYGTVNGQNGPLYGFGGLGVASSGLPLPEQNWNSAFGALYLVNMNWDFFTFGKTQEKINLSKIDVQAKEKDLKQEKFQQEIKISAAYLNLLASQRLLISQQKNLDRAQVFKKTAVARVKNGLLAGVDSTLATAEVSKAKIALNLAKNFVKEQNNKLVDLMGVAPQDFVADSLFVTQIPKELIKENTATDSLHPLLQLYKTKIDYSNQQVKLYKRFYYPTMTAFGVLQTRASGFDSSYATNQHAFTRNYWDGVNPDRTNYLVGIGITWNLTTPFRSNKQVTAQKFISQGLQEEYNQADRDLKSQLNFAEDKIKITLENYAEAPIQVEAAKRAYLQKSTLYKNGLTDLTDLTQTMYVLNRAEIDRDIVNNNVWQSYLLKVAATGNFDLFINEF
- a CDS encoding efflux RND transporter permease subunit; translation: MNLIRFALRKPISILVLVAGLFFFGIGAIRDIKVDILPKMNLPVIYIAHPFGGYTPDQMEAYFAKNYVNVLPFSNGIKSVETKNIQGLMIMKLTYYEGTNMAQAAAELSALSNRIQAVFPPGTQPPFIIRFDASSLPIGQLVLSSKIRSNNELQDLANVYVRASFTSIPGLLSPAPFGGSPRTIEINVDPDLLRSHNMTPDQIVEAIRLNNQTAPSGNVRMGDKNYITPTNNTIKEVKDFEQIPLFKGGVQNLKLGDVANVKDGADITAGYALVNGKRSVYISIAKAGDASTWDVVQKLKKELPKIQSTLPEDVNLSYEFDQSVYVINSVKSLITEGIIGAVLTGLMVMLFLGDRRAALIVIMTIPISIISGVLFLKLFGQTINLMSLSGLALAIGILVDESTVTIENIHQHLDMGKPKALAIWDACQEIALPKLLILLCILAVFAPAFTMVGIPGALFLPLALAIGFSMVISFLLSQTFVPVMANWMMKGHEKHPHGPEITDDEAEFNDCGLTPESEQNLITQKKEMVEREDFNNDGKLSGFEKFRNRFMRTLDRLFVHKKVTSIVYLVAATVLAIVLIGFIGKDVFPKTNSSQFQLRMRAVDGTRLERTEEQARIVLKELEKMVGKEHIGISSVYVGQHPSLFSINPIYLFMAGSHEAVFQVSLKEYHVDMDEFKDELRARLKKVLPDTKLSFEPIELTDKVLSQGSPTPIEIRIAGKDKKRNELYATQIVDKLKAISYFRDVQIGQPIHYPAMNINIDRTRAAELGVDMNDISRSLIASTSSSRYTEKNNWVDEKAGLSYSVQVQVPLNKMKSKTDIGEIPVLKNSLRPVLSDVAKITPGFVSGENDNLGAMPYITVTANINQTDLGTATKDVASTISSLGELPRGLFITPIGLSTVLSETLSSLQTGLLVAVFVIFLMLAANFQSFKVSLVILTTVPAVVLGALLMLTLTGSTLNLQSYMGIIMSVGVSIANAVLLVTNAEQLRKINGNALESAREAAALRLRPIIMTSVAMIAGMLPMAIGHGEGGDQVSPLGRAVIGGLLFSTFAVLLILPQIFAWAQEKTSTQSVSLDPEDEESIHYISSLNKSKVRKS
- a CDS encoding efflux RND transporter periplasmic adaptor subunit encodes the protein MKNNIIKSTAILFTALVVLSCEKKKEEAPKAEIEPKVETFLLAKEKLTTELRLPAELTGFQQVDLYAKVSSFVKLLKVDIGSKVKKGQLLIVLEAPEISSQLAAAESRLKSMEAIYATSKSTYNRLYETSKVEGTISKNDLEMASGKKNSDYAQYQAAIAAHKEISIMRGYLEIRAPFDGVVAARNVNLGTFVGPAGKGSDLPLLTIQQQDKLRLAVSVPELYTGYLHNGDEMSFNVKSLPDTFTAKITRMSGALDLKLRSERVEMDVHNTQTNLLPGMVAEVLLPLNAKDSTFVIPKSALVNSAEGLFVIKVLNHKATRIDVKKGREIDDKVEVFGDLNLKDKLIKIASEETKDGDVINE